A region of Massilia sp. WG5 DNA encodes the following proteins:
- the ureA gene encoding urease subunit gamma: MDLSPREKDKLLIFTAALLAERRRARGLKLNYPEAVALITAAIMEGARDGRSVAELMDEGATILSRADVMEGVPEMIPEIQVEATFPDGSKLVTVHHPIP, translated from the coding sequence ATGGACCTGAGCCCACGAGAGAAGGACAAGCTGCTGATCTTCACCGCCGCCCTGCTGGCCGAGCGCCGCCGGGCGCGCGGGCTGAAGCTGAACTACCCGGAGGCCGTGGCCCTGATCACGGCTGCCATCATGGAAGGCGCCCGCGACGGCCGCAGCGTGGCCGAGCTGATGGACGAGGGCGCGACGATCCTGTCGCGCGCCGACGTCATGGAAGGCGTGCCGGAGATGATCCCGGAAATCCAGGTCGAAGCCACTTTCCCGGACGGCAGCAAGCTGGTGACCGTCCACCACCCGATCCCATGA
- a CDS encoding urease accessory protein UreD has translation MPDCHPDHSHIDPPPAPPWRASLHLDFAFDADAGVTRMVRRAHRGPLRVQKALYPEGPRACQVIVVHPPGGVVGGDCLEIGMRIGAGGQVFATSPGAAKWYRANGRRSSQAVRLQAGEGAALEWMPQETIFYDGACVDLEHEVELGAGTPYIGSEILCFGRRAMGERFLRGQVRQRTRIRQGGRLVWHEQGLLDAAGLESPLGLQGKSVCATLLAVGRPLPAAVLARLRAADPDLALSQVKSVFVARHLGIDTEAARAAMLRVWQAVRPHLLGMDASVPRIWNT, from the coding sequence ATGCCCGACTGCCACCCTGACCACTCCCACATCGATCCGCCGCCCGCGCCGCCCTGGCGCGCCAGCCTGCACCTCGATTTCGCTTTCGATGCCGACGCCGGCGTCACCCGGATGGTGCGGCGCGCCCATCGCGGCCCGCTGCGCGTGCAGAAAGCCCTGTATCCGGAAGGACCGCGCGCCTGCCAGGTGATCGTCGTGCACCCGCCGGGCGGCGTGGTGGGCGGCGATTGCCTCGAGATCGGGATGCGCATCGGTGCCGGCGGCCAGGTCTTCGCGACCTCGCCGGGCGCCGCCAAGTGGTACCGCGCGAACGGCCGCCGCTCCAGCCAGGCAGTGCGGCTGCAGGCCGGCGAGGGCGCCGCGCTCGAATGGATGCCGCAGGAAACCATCTTCTACGACGGCGCCTGCGTCGATCTCGAGCACGAGGTCGAACTGGGCGCCGGCACCCCCTATATCGGCAGCGAGATCCTGTGCTTCGGCCGGCGCGCGATGGGCGAGCGCTTCCTGCGCGGCCAGGTCCGCCAGCGCACCCGCATCCGCCAGGGCGGACGCCTGGTCTGGCACGAGCAGGGCCTGCTCGACGCCGCGGGGCTGGAGAGCCCGCTCGGACTGCAGGGAAAGAGCGTGTGCGCGACCCTGCTGGCGGTCGGCAGGCCGCTGCCGGCGGCGGTCCTGGCGCGCCTGCGCGCCGCCGACCCGGACCTTGCGCTGAGCCAGGTGAAGTCGGTCTTCGTGGCGCGCCACCTGGGCATCGATACCGAAGCCGCGCGCGCCGCCATGCTGCGCGTGTGGCAGGCGGTGCGTCCGCACTTGCTGGGCATGGACGCCAGCGTGCCGCGCATCTGGAACACCTGA
- a CDS encoding urease accessory protein UreF: protein MNAASLLHLLQFASPALPIGGYSYSQGLEAALEDGMVHDAVSGRAWIVRCLHEVMAQWDAPLFWRLLQAFAARDQAALRLWSDCFLASRDTAEFRAETVQMGYSLTRLLAELGVAEVAALGEEVSLPAAFACAVDALDIPHEEALLALLFSWAENQVLVCVKSVPLGQVAGQRLLLSLRPEIEAAARTARTLDDGALSNWAPGLSMLSMRHEVQHGRLYRS, encoded by the coding sequence ATGAACGCGGCCAGCCTGCTGCACCTGCTGCAGTTCGCCAGCCCGGCGCTGCCGATCGGCGGCTACAGCTATTCGCAGGGACTCGAAGCGGCGCTCGAGGACGGGATGGTGCACGACGCCGTAAGCGGCCGCGCCTGGATCGTGCGCTGCCTGCACGAGGTCATGGCGCAATGGGACGCGCCGCTGTTCTGGCGCCTGCTGCAGGCCTTCGCCGCGCGCGACCAGGCCGCGCTGCGCCTGTGGAGCGACTGCTTCCTGGCCTCGCGCGATACCGCCGAGTTCCGCGCCGAGACCGTGCAGATGGGCTATTCGCTGACCCGCCTGCTGGCCGAGCTGGGCGTGGCCGAGGTGGCGGCGCTGGGCGAGGAAGTGTCGCTGCCGGCGGCCTTCGCCTGCGCCGTCGACGCCCTCGACATCCCGCACGAGGAAGCGCTGCTGGCGCTGCTGTTTTCCTGGGCCGAGAACCAGGTGTTGGTGTGCGTGAAGTCGGTGCCGCTGGGCCAGGTGGCGGGCCAGCGCCTGCTGCTGTCGCTGCGGCCCGAGATCGAGGCGGCGGCGCGCACCGCGCGCACCCTCGACGACGGCGCGCTGTCGAACTGGGCCCCCGGGCTCTCCATGCTGTCGATGCGGCACGAGGTGCAGCATGGACGGCTGTACCGTTCATGA
- the ureE gene encoding urease accessory protein UreE, whose product MLSLHTKISRADAIHDLMVLSWDQRERCRQRARLASGEEVALFLARGTVLRDGDLLTGEGGRVVRVLAAPEPTYLVRCVDATMLARCAYHLGNRHTQAQVGPGWIRIRVDPVLKEMVLGLGAQVDEELAKFEPEPGAYAGGHGHAHGHEHPATSLLAPVPVRQKIHRPDSVAMAAGAEGA is encoded by the coding sequence ATGCTGTCCCTGCATACGAAAATTTCCCGCGCCGACGCCATTCACGATTTGATGGTGTTGTCCTGGGACCAGCGCGAGCGCTGCCGCCAGCGCGCCCGCCTTGCGTCCGGCGAAGAGGTCGCGCTGTTCCTGGCGCGCGGCACGGTTCTGCGCGACGGCGACCTGCTGACCGGGGAGGGCGGCCGCGTGGTGCGGGTGCTCGCCGCCCCCGAGCCGACCTACCTGGTGCGCTGCGTCGACGCCACCATGCTGGCGCGCTGCGCCTACCACCTCGGCAACCGTCACACGCAAGCCCAGGTCGGCCCGGGCTGGATCCGCATCCGGGTCGACCCGGTGCTGAAGGAGATGGTGCTGGGGCTGGGCGCGCAGGTCGACGAGGAACTGGCGAAGTTCGAGCCGGAGCCGGGCGCGTATGCCGGCGGCCACGGCCACGCGCACGGACACGAGCATCCCGCGACCAGCCTGCTGGCGCCGGTGCCGGTGCGCCAGAAGATCCACCGGCCCGACAGCGTCGCCATGGCCGCGGGCGCGGAAGGCGCATGA
- a CDS encoding urease subunit beta, whose translation MIPGEYLLESGELALNAGRRTLTLTVANAGDRPIQVGSHYHFHEVNDALQFEREATRGMRLNIAAGTAVRFEPGQRRTVELVELAGARVVVGFQGRVNGSLDGAPPTQEASA comes from the coding sequence GTGATCCCGGGCGAATATCTGTTGGAAAGCGGCGAGCTCGCGCTGAACGCCGGCCGCCGCACCCTCACGCTGACGGTGGCGAACGCGGGCGACCGCCCGATCCAGGTCGGCTCGCACTACCATTTCCATGAAGTCAACGACGCCCTGCAGTTCGAACGCGAGGCCACGCGCGGCATGCGCCTGAACATCGCAGCCGGCACCGCGGTGCGCTTCGAGCCGGGCCAGCGCCGCACGGTCGAACTGGTCGAACTGGCCGGGGCGCGTGTGGTGGTCGGCTTCCAGGGGCGCGTCAATGGCTCGCTTGACGGCGCGCCGCCGACGCAGGAGGCATCCGCATGA
- a CDS encoding right-handed parallel beta-helix repeat-containing protein, with amino-acid sequence MTLTRRSSLFLLVFILAACTVKDEHAVAVTPQIVPTELFVAQDGLDSNPGTLAAPLRSLARAAQLVTPGTTVNVLPGTYQGGFRTGVSGLPNARIVFRATERWQARLVPPPQSGSATAWDNRASHVDIQGFEIDGAAHMAGQAWTTGIHSSGAYNRIALNHVHHIATLLPCSKGGAGIAVDSEGHGKGERMLSMVVGNSVHEVGAPGCREVQGIDLDTPGTVRNNIVYRIAGAGIRLWRGARKLVVLNNTIAGSDTGILAAGGDQNHVVNNIVFDNRRGVAELGPAGRHNSYRHNLVYGNREGDWRLAEGMRHSGTVAAAPGFIGYTRSGAPDFRLAANSAAIGKGLEHGADGSDFYGKLRDQLDAIDLGACQH; translated from the coding sequence ATGACACTGACACGCCGCTCTTCCTTATTCCTGCTCGTCTTCATCCTGGCTGCCTGCACCGTCAAGGACGAGCATGCGGTGGCGGTCACGCCCCAGATCGTGCCGACCGAGCTGTTCGTCGCGCAGGACGGCCTCGACAGCAATCCCGGCACCCTCGCCGCACCGCTGCGCTCGCTGGCGCGGGCGGCCCAGCTGGTCACCCCCGGCACCACGGTGAACGTCCTGCCCGGCACCTACCAGGGCGGTTTCCGCACCGGCGTCAGCGGGCTCCCGAATGCGCGCATCGTGTTCCGCGCCACCGAACGCTGGCAGGCGCGCCTGGTGCCGCCGCCGCAGTCCGGCAGCGCCACGGCCTGGGACAACCGCGCCAGCCATGTCGACATCCAGGGCTTCGAGATCGACGGCGCCGCCCACATGGCCGGCCAGGCCTGGACCACCGGCATCCACAGCAGCGGCGCCTACAACCGCATCGCCCTCAACCACGTGCACCACATCGCGACCCTTCTTCCCTGCAGCAAGGGCGGCGCCGGGATCGCCGTCGACAGCGAAGGACATGGCAAGGGCGAGCGCATGCTGTCCATGGTGGTCGGCAACAGCGTGCACGAGGTCGGCGCGCCCGGTTGCCGCGAGGTGCAGGGCATCGACCTGGACACGCCGGGAACGGTACGCAACAACATCGTCTACCGCATTGCCGGAGCCGGTATCCGCCTGTGGCGGGGGGCCCGCAAGCTCGTGGTCCTCAACAACACGATCGCGGGCTCGGACACCGGCATCCTCGCCGCCGGCGGGGACCAGAACCATGTCGTCAACAACATCGTGTTCGACAACCGCCGCGGCGTGGCCGAACTGGGCCCAGCGGGCCGGCACAACAGCTACCGCCACAATCTGGTCTACGGGAACCGGGAAGGCGACTGGCGCCTGGCCGAAGGCATGCGCCACTCCGGCACCGTGGCCGCCGCGCCCGGCTTCATCGGCTATACGCGCAGCGGCGCACCGGATTTCCGCCTGGCGGCGAATTCAGCGGCCATCGGCAAGGGCCTCGAGCATGGCGCCGACGGGTCCGACTTTTACGGCAAGTTGCGGGACCAGCTCGACGCCATCGACCTCGGCGCCTGCCAGCACTGA
- a CDS encoding 1-acyl-sn-glycerol-3-phosphate acyltransferase yields the protein MHEPLQEHLMRPAALPSWGQRTALRLLNMIGWKLYFKNLPGPHGIAVVYPHTSNKDFFVGLLAKWAVGLHFRWLAKDSLFRGPMGVVMRYWGGVAVDRSAPQGAIRRLAENMLASQWFWLAITPEGTRGYRPYWKSGFYRIAMAAQVPVLLVALDYGKKVVDVTKTIMLTGDEAADMAAIAKAYEGVQAMYPRDAAPIRLAEPGSEEARKQA from the coding sequence ATGCACGAACCCTTGCAAGAACACCTGATGCGTCCGGCGGCGCTGCCAAGCTGGGGCCAGCGCACCGCCCTGCGCCTGCTGAACATGATCGGCTGGAAGCTGTACTTCAAGAACCTGCCCGGCCCGCACGGCATCGCCGTGGTCTATCCGCACACCTCGAACAAGGACTTCTTCGTCGGCCTGCTGGCGAAATGGGCGGTTGGCCTGCACTTCCGCTGGCTGGCCAAGGATTCCCTGTTCCGCGGCCCGATGGGCGTGGTGATGCGCTACTGGGGCGGCGTCGCGGTCGACCGCAGCGCCCCGCAGGGCGCGATCCGGCGCCTGGCCGAGAACATGCTGGCCTCGCAATGGTTCTGGCTGGCGATCACGCCGGAAGGCACGCGCGGCTACCGCCCCTACTGGAAGAGCGGCTTCTACCGCATCGCGATGGCGGCCCAGGTGCCGGTGCTGCTGGTCGCGCTCGACTACGGCAAGAAGGTCGTCGACGTCACCAAGACCATCATGCTGACCGGCGACGAAGCCGCCGACATGGCGGCGATCGCCAAGGCCTATGAAGGCGTGCAGGCGATGTATCCGAGGGATGCGGCCCCGATCCGCCTGGCCGAGCCGGGTTCAGAAGAAGCCCGCAAGCAGGCATAA
- a CDS encoding aldo/keto reductase, with product MNALLLPSGNRIPVLGQGTWNMGEDPAARHDEVAALRLGLELGVTLIDTAEMYGEGGAEEVVGEAIAGRRDDVFLVSKVYPHNADRRGVQAACERSLRRLKTDCIDLYLLHWRGNVPLAETLEAFMRLREQGKIRDFGVSNFDLDDMLEAVALPGGELIATDQVLFNLSQRGIEWELLPWCRERRLPVMAYSPLESNPDEQHGLLGNPQLAAVARRHGVTPAQVALAWLLRQDGVVVIPKAVRPQHVRENRAALDLVLTQEDLAQLDAGFPAPRRRRPLAMR from the coding sequence ATGAACGCTTTGCTGTTGCCGTCCGGGAACCGGATTCCCGTACTCGGCCAGGGCACCTGGAATATGGGCGAGGACCCGGCCGCGCGTCACGACGAGGTGGCGGCCCTGCGCCTCGGGCTCGAGCTGGGGGTGACGCTGATCGACACGGCCGAGATGTATGGCGAGGGCGGCGCCGAGGAAGTCGTGGGCGAGGCGATCGCCGGCCGCCGCGATGACGTGTTCCTGGTCAGCAAGGTGTATCCGCACAACGCCGACCGCCGCGGCGTGCAGGCCGCCTGCGAGCGCAGCCTGCGGCGCCTCAAGACCGACTGCATCGACCTCTACCTGCTGCACTGGCGCGGCAATGTGCCGCTGGCAGAGACGCTCGAAGCCTTCATGCGCCTGCGCGAGCAGGGGAAGATCCGCGACTTCGGCGTCAGCAATTTCGATCTGGACGACATGCTGGAAGCGGTCGCGCTGCCGGGCGGCGAACTGATCGCCACCGACCAGGTGCTGTTCAACCTGAGCCAGCGCGGCATCGAGTGGGAGCTGCTGCCGTGGTGCCGCGAACGGCGGCTGCCGGTGATGGCCTATTCGCCGCTCGAATCGAACCCGGACGAGCAGCACGGCCTGCTGGGCAATCCGCAACTGGCCGCGGTCGCGCGCCGCCATGGCGTGACGCCGGCCCAGGTGGCGCTGGCCTGGCTGCTGCGCCAGGATGGGGTGGTGGTGATTCCGAAGGCGGTGCGCCCGCAGCACGTGCGCGAGAACCGCGCCGCGCTGGACCTGGTGCTGACCCAGGAAGACCTGGCCCAGCTCGACGCCGGTTTCCCGGCGCCACGCCGGCGCCGTCCGCTCGCGATGCGCTAG
- a CDS encoding HupE/UreJ family protein, translating to MKHTMRYAAAAGLAGLVLALPAAAHPGHGESGLAAGLLHPLTGLDHLLALLAVGLWSRRQRHGMVLPPVFLVLMALGASCAGMLAQGLLPALETSIAATVLLLGVLAAAALRMPPQLAVALAGLCGFLHGLAHGQELAGTASGAGFLASSALLMGAGMLVRLEEGSRRMAGATIGAAGLCLLAGFF from the coding sequence ATGAAACACACGATGCGATACGCAGCCGCGGCCGGCCTGGCCGGCCTGGTGCTGGCGCTGCCGGCGGCCGCCCATCCGGGGCATGGCGAGAGCGGCCTGGCGGCCGGCCTGCTGCACCCCCTGACGGGTCTCGATCACCTGCTGGCGCTGCTGGCGGTGGGACTGTGGAGCCGGCGCCAGCGCCATGGCATGGTCTTGCCGCCGGTGTTCCTGGTGCTGATGGCCCTGGGCGCCTCCTGCGCCGGGATGCTGGCGCAGGGCCTGCTGCCGGCGCTGGAAACCTCGATCGCGGCCACGGTACTGCTGCTCGGCGTGCTGGCGGCGGCCGCGCTGCGCATGCCGCCGCAGCTGGCGGTGGCTTTGGCCGGGCTGTGCGGCTTCCTGCACGGGCTCGCGCACGGCCAGGAACTGGCGGGGACGGCCAGCGGCGCCGGCTTCCTGGCGTCCAGCGCGCTGCTGATGGGAGCGGGAATGCTGGTGAGGCTGGAAGAAGGCTCGCGCCGGATGGCGGGCGCGACGATTGGCGCCGCGGGCTTATGCCTGCTTGCGGGCTTCTTCTGA
- the ureC gene encoding urease subunit alpha — translation MSSISRQAYADMYGPTTGDRIRLADTGLVIEIERDFAVYGEEVKFGGGKVIRDGMGQSQLPREQVMDTVITNAVIVDHWGIVKADIGIRDGLIAGIGKAGNPDIQPGVDLPIGGATEIIAGEGMIVTAGGVDTHIHFICPQQIEEALASGITTMLGGGTGPAVGTAATTCTPGAWHIHSMLMAADAFPMNLGFFGKGNVSRPRPLEEQIEAGAVGLKLHEDWGSTPAAIDNCLDVAERMDVQVALHSDTLNEAGFLESTLAAFKDRTIHTFHTEGAGGGHAPDIIAAVGHANVLPSSTNPTRPYTVNTLDEHLDMLMVCHHLDPAIAEDVAFAESRIRRETIAAEDILHDLGAISMMSSDSQAMGRVGETILRTWQTAHKMKAQRGPLAGDSERSDNARVKRYVAKYTINPAITHGIAHAVGSIETGKIADLVLWRPAFFGAKPSMVLKGGMIAAGLMGDPNASIPTPQPVHWRPMFGSFGGGLKKSFTFVSQAAFDAGIRQQLGLAKTVIPIGGTRGLRKRDMIHNGATPHMEVDPETYEVRADGRLLVCEPAAVLPLAQRYFLF, via the coding sequence ATGAGCAGCATCTCGCGCCAGGCCTATGCCGACATGTACGGTCCGACCACGGGCGACCGCATCCGCCTCGCCGACACCGGCCTCGTGATCGAGATCGAGCGCGATTTCGCGGTCTACGGCGAAGAGGTCAAGTTCGGCGGCGGCAAGGTGATCCGCGACGGCATGGGCCAGTCGCAGCTGCCGCGCGAGCAGGTCATGGACACCGTGATCACCAACGCCGTGATCGTCGACCACTGGGGCATCGTCAAGGCCGACATCGGCATCCGGGACGGGCTGATCGCCGGCATCGGCAAGGCCGGCAATCCCGACATCCAGCCGGGCGTGGACCTGCCGATCGGCGGCGCCACCGAGATCATCGCCGGCGAAGGCATGATCGTCACGGCCGGCGGGGTCGATACCCACATCCACTTCATCTGCCCGCAGCAGATCGAGGAGGCGCTGGCCTCGGGCATCACCACCATGCTGGGTGGCGGCACCGGGCCGGCGGTCGGCACCGCGGCCACCACCTGCACGCCGGGCGCCTGGCACATCCATTCGATGCTGATGGCGGCCGACGCCTTCCCGATGAACCTCGGCTTCTTCGGCAAGGGCAACGTCAGCCGGCCACGCCCGCTCGAGGAGCAGATCGAGGCCGGCGCCGTGGGCCTCAAGCTGCACGAGGACTGGGGCAGCACCCCGGCCGCGATCGACAACTGCCTCGACGTGGCCGAGCGCATGGACGTGCAGGTGGCGCTGCATTCGGACACCCTGAACGAGGCCGGCTTCCTGGAGTCGACCCTGGCGGCCTTCAAGGACCGTACCATCCACACCTTCCACACCGAAGGCGCGGGCGGCGGCCATGCGCCCGACATCATCGCCGCGGTCGGCCACGCCAACGTGCTGCCGTCCTCGACCAATCCGACCCGTCCGTACACCGTCAACACGCTCGACGAGCACCTCGACATGCTGATGGTCTGCCACCATCTCGATCCGGCCATCGCCGAGGACGTCGCCTTCGCCGAATCGCGGATCCGGCGCGAGACCATCGCCGCCGAGGACATCCTGCACGACCTCGGCGCGATCTCGATGATGTCCTCGGATTCGCAGGCCATGGGAAGGGTCGGCGAGACCATCCTGCGCACCTGGCAGACCGCGCACAAGATGAAGGCGCAGCGCGGGCCGCTGGCGGGCGACTCCGAACGCAGCGACAACGCGCGGGTCAAGCGCTACGTCGCCAAGTACACGATCAACCCGGCCATCACGCACGGCATCGCGCACGCGGTGGGCTCGATCGAAACCGGCAAGATCGCCGACCTGGTGCTGTGGCGCCCGGCCTTCTTCGGCGCCAAGCCCTCGATGGTGCTCAAGGGCGGCATGATCGCGGCCGGCCTGATGGGCGACCCGAACGCCTCGATCCCGACCCCGCAGCCGGTGCACTGGCGGCCGATGTTCGGCTCGTTCGGCGGCGGCTTGAAGAAATCCTTCACCTTCGTTTCGCAGGCCGCCTTCGATGCCGGCATCCGGCAGCAGCTGGGCCTGGCGAAGACGGTGATCCCGATCGGCGGCACGCGCGGCCTGCGCAAGCGCGACATGATCCACAACGGCGCCACGCCGCACATGGAGGTGGATCCGGAAACCTATGAAGTGCGGGCGGACGGCCGCCTGCTGGTCTGCGAACCGGCGGCGGTGCTGCCGCTGGCGCAGCGCTATTTTTTATTCTGA
- the arsC gene encoding arsenate reductase (glutaredoxin) (This arsenate reductase requires both glutathione and glutaredoxin to convert arsenate to arsenite, after which the efflux transporter formed by ArsA and ArsB can extrude the arsenite from the cell, providing resistance.), translated as MDIKIFHNPRCGTSRTTLGLIREAGHEPEVIDYLAHPPAREQLREMIARAGLSVRDAVRSKEAVYGELGLDGAADDALLDAMVAHPVLINRPFVITPKGVRLCRPSDLVKDIL; from the coding sequence ATGGACATCAAGATTTTTCACAATCCGCGCTGCGGCACTTCGCGCACCACGCTCGGCCTGATCCGCGAGGCGGGCCATGAGCCGGAAGTGATCGACTACCTCGCGCACCCGCCGGCGCGCGAGCAGTTGCGGGAGATGATCGCACGAGCTGGCTTGAGCGTACGCGATGCCGTGCGCAGCAAGGAAGCCGTGTACGGCGAGCTCGGCCTCGATGGCGCCGCCGACGACGCCCTGCTCGACGCCATGGTCGCCCACCCGGTGCTGATCAACCGTCCCTTCGTGATCACGCCGAAGGGCGTACGCCTGTGCCGGCCATCGGACCTGGTCAAGGACATCCTGTAG
- the ureG gene encoding urease accessory protein UreG: protein MEHNQNGNPLRVGIGGPVGSGKTALCEMLCRRMRERYDMAVITNDIYTREDMEILLRADALPPERLMGVETGGCPHTAIREDASINLEAIARLQAEFPALELVLVESGGDNLAATFSPELSDLTLYVIDVAGGEKIPRKGGPGITRSDLLIINKTDLAPHVGANLDVMARDARQQRGKRPFVFTNLRTGEGVDEVVAFIHEQGLLDQQGERK, encoded by the coding sequence ATGGAACACAATCAGAATGGCAATCCGCTGCGGGTCGGCATCGGCGGGCCGGTCGGCTCCGGCAAGACCGCGCTGTGCGAGATGCTGTGCCGGCGCATGCGCGAGCGCTACGACATGGCCGTGATCACCAACGACATCTACACGCGCGAGGACATGGAGATCCTGCTGCGCGCCGACGCCCTGCCGCCCGAGCGGCTGATGGGCGTGGAGACGGGCGGCTGTCCGCACACGGCGATCCGCGAGGACGCCTCGATCAACCTGGAGGCGATCGCGCGCCTGCAGGCCGAGTTCCCGGCGCTCGAGCTGGTGCTGGTCGAGTCGGGCGGCGACAACCTGGCCGCCACCTTCAGCCCCGAGCTGTCGGACCTGACCCTGTACGTGATCGACGTGGCCGGCGGCGAGAAGATCCCGCGCAAGGGCGGTCCCGGCATCACCCGCTCGGACCTCCTGATCATCAACAAGACCGACCTGGCGCCGCACGTGGGCGCGAACCTGGACGTGATGGCGCGCGACGCCAGGCAGCAACGCGGCAAGCGGCCCTTCGTCTTTACCAACCTGCGCACCGGCGAGGGCGTCGACGAGGTGGTCGCGTTCATCCATGAGCAGGGCCTGCTGGATCAACAAGGAGAGCGAAAATGA
- a CDS encoding bifunctional diguanylate cyclase/phosphodiesterase, whose amino-acid sequence MQPEMQIEAGKVDAYEALVQFLYRAPIGLVQASLDGTVDMLNPMSSSLLMPLVRDGSMDNLFTVLAGVAPQLRELTDNFSEASGAVCEGLRLQLGESATPGAPQWLSLSVLKLDPTRLMAVVTDATHEVQREQERLARRLKTAARTDALTRMPNREALLEQAQQMLGRLPGLAPNSSGFALLFMNCDRFRQINDAHGQAVGDRLLVQIGERIRATLRPPSDRIDPNAATGQLAARVGADEFAVLLDGLRRREDAERVAARLLEALGRSYQLPGGQEITCKLSMGLVWSADASDLAGEMLRDASIAMVEAKRAGGAYCTVFEPAMRERAARRADTEADLRQALLDDQLFVVYQPVVGLRPDGGTDLSAGVEALVRWQHPLRGVVPPFEFIQVAEETGLIGALGDFVLRRACRDFMTWQRELGPAAPRLLAVNLSRAQLGQPNWPQTVRAILEDAGMHPSQLQLEVTESLAAQDQQVQDRLHELKALGITLALDDFGTGYSSLSSLHQLPVDTVKIDRSFVCQADTSHHHRVLIEATVKVAQSLGMNTVAEGIETEAQAAAVRDQQCAKGQGYLFSRPLTSPALLDWLRSSLEQAA is encoded by the coding sequence ATGCAGCCTGAGATGCAGATCGAAGCGGGCAAGGTCGACGCCTACGAAGCCCTGGTGCAGTTCCTGTACCGGGCCCCGATCGGCCTGGTCCAGGCGAGCCTGGACGGCACCGTCGACATGCTGAATCCGATGTCGTCCAGCCTCCTGATGCCGCTGGTGCGCGACGGCAGCATGGACAACCTGTTCACCGTGCTGGCCGGCGTGGCGCCGCAGCTGCGCGAGCTGACCGACAACTTCAGCGAAGCCTCGGGCGCGGTCTGCGAAGGCCTGCGCCTCCAATTGGGCGAGTCGGCCACGCCGGGTGCGCCGCAGTGGCTGTCGCTGTCGGTGCTGAAACTCGATCCGACCCGCCTGATGGCCGTGGTCACGGACGCCACGCACGAGGTCCAGCGCGAACAGGAAAGGCTGGCGCGGCGCCTGAAGACGGCGGCCCGCACCGACGCCCTGACCCGCATGCCGAACCGCGAAGCGCTGCTGGAACAGGCCCAGCAGATGCTGGGGCGCTTGCCGGGGCTCGCACCGAACAGCAGCGGCTTTGCCCTGCTGTTCATGAATTGCGACCGCTTCCGCCAGATCAACGACGCCCACGGCCAGGCCGTCGGCGACCGCCTGCTGGTGCAGATCGGCGAGCGCATCCGCGCCACCCTGCGCCCGCCGAGCGACCGCATCGATCCGAACGCCGCCACCGGCCAGCTGGCGGCCCGGGTCGGCGCCGACGAATTCGCGGTGCTGCTGGACGGCCTGCGCCGCCGCGAGGACGCCGAGCGCGTGGCGGCGCGCCTGCTGGAGGCGCTGGGACGAAGCTACCAGCTGCCGGGCGGCCAGGAGATCACCTGCAAGCTGTCGATGGGCCTGGTCTGGAGCGCGGATGCCAGTGACCTGGCGGGCGAAATGCTGCGCGACGCCAGCATCGCCATGGTCGAGGCCAAGCGCGCCGGCGGCGCCTATTGCACGGTGTTCGAGCCGGCCATGCGCGAACGCGCCGCGCGCCGCGCCGACACCGAAGCGGACCTGCGCCAGGCCCTGCTCGACGACCAGCTGTTCGTGGTCTACCAGCCGGTGGTCGGCCTGCGCCCGGACGGCGGCACCGACCTGTCGGCCGGGGTCGAGGCCCTGGTGCGCTGGCAGCATCCGCTGCGCGGCGTGGTGCCGCCTTTCGAATTCATCCAGGTGGCCGAGGAAACGGGCCTGATCGGCGCGCTCGGCGACTTCGTGCTGCGCCGCGCCTGCCGCGACTTCATGACCTGGCAGCGCGAACTCGGCCCGGCCGCGCCGCGCCTGCTGGCGGTGAACCTGTCGCGCGCCCAGCTGGGCCAGCCGAACTGGCCACAGACCGTGCGCGCGATCCTGGAGGACGCCGGCATGCATCCATCCCAGCTGCAGCTGGAAGTGACGGAAAGCCTGGCGGCCCAGGACCAGCAGGTGCAGGACCGCCTGCATGAATTGAAGGCGCTCGGCATCACGCTGGCGCTGGACGACTTCGGCACCGGCTATTCCTCGCTGTCGAGCCTGCACCAGCTGCCGGTCGACACGGTCAAGATCGACCGCTCCTTCGTCTGCCAGGCCGACACCAGCCACCACCACCGGGTGCTGATCGAAGCCACCGTGAAGGTCGCCCAGAGCCTGGGCATGAACACGGTGGCCGAGGGCATCGAGACCGAGGCCCAGGCCGCCGCCGTGCGCGACCAGCAGTGCGCCAAGGGCCAGGGCTACCTGTTCAGCCGGCCGCTGACCTCGCCGGCCTTGCTGGACTGGCTGCGCTCGTCGCTGGAGCAAGCGGCCTAG